The Anas acuta chromosome 2, bAnaAcu1.1, whole genome shotgun sequence genome contains a region encoding:
- the ANKMY2 gene encoding ankyrin repeat and MYND domain-containing protein 2 — protein MAPPRRGELSPEEKELLRVIATGNTEEAGRLLGSKNVRVNCLDEHGMTPLMHAAYKGKVDMCRLLLRHGADVNCNEHEHGYTALMFAGLSGNKEITWMMLEAGAETDVVNSVGRTAAQMAAFVGQHDCVTIINNFFPRERLDYYTKPQGLDKEPKLPVKLAGPLHKIITTTNMHPVKIVLLVKENPLLAEVEALQKCYRVLDLICEKCMKQKDMNEVLAMKMHYISCIFQKCVTFLKERDDKLDGFIKNLLKGRDKDGFPVYQEKLIRESIRKFPYCEATLLQQLVRSIAPVELGSDPTAFSVLTQAITGQVGFVDAEFCTTCGEKGADKRCSVCKMVLYCDQNCQKIHWFTHKKVCKTLKEIHEKQELEAAKEKRKQEKKQKKDEVQPGESSTTDEEQSAPGPDATKEVDPNHAADRTEEAELTKESEALALNPDSPLESETSLAAVDVQKIQDSEE, from the exons cATGGCATGACCCCTCTAATGCATGCAGCCTACAAAGGGAAAGTGGACATGTGCAGGCTGCTCTTGCGCCATGGAGCTGATGTTAACTGCAACGAACATGAGCATGGGTACACTGCCTTGATGTTCGCTGGGCTTTCAG gaaacaaagaaatcacCTGGATGATGTTAGAGGCTGGAGCAGAGACTGATGTTGTCAACTCTGTAGGAAGGACTGCAGCTCAGATGGCTGCTTTTGTGG GTCAGCATGATTGTGTGACCATCATCAACAACTTTTTTCCACGTGAAAGGCTGGACTACTATACTAAACCACAAGGCTTAGATAAAGAACCAAAACTGCCAGTAAAGTTGGCTGGGCCTCTCCATAAAATTATCACTACTACTAACATGCATCCTGTTAAG ATTGTGTTGCTAGTAAAAGAGAACCCTCTGTTGGCTGAAGTagaagcactgcagaaatgttACAGGGTTCTGGATCTAATTTGTGAGAAATGTATGAAGCAGAAAGATATGAATGAAGTACTTGCTATGAAAATGCACTACATCAGTTGCATCTTCCAGAAATGTGTTACGTTCCTAAAAGAGCGAGACGATAAACTAGATGGATTCATCAAAAA tctctTGAAGGGGAGAGATAAAGATGGTTTCCCTGTGTATCAAGAGAAGCTAATTCGAGAAAGTATCCGAAAGTTTCCTTACTGTGAAGCTACATTGCTCCAGCAGCTTGTGAGAAGTATTGCTCCTGTTGAACTA GGTTCTGATCCTACAGCATTTTCTGTACTTACACAAGCTATTACTGGCCAAGTGGGTTTTGTGGATGCTGAATTCTGTACAACTTGTGGGGAAAAGGGAGCAGACAAAAGATGTTCAGTATGTAAAATG GTGCTGTACTGTGACCAGAACTGCCAGAAAATACACTGGTTTACCCACAAAAAAGTCTGCAAGACCCTGAAGGAAATTCATGAGAAACAAGAACTTGAAGctgccaaagaaaaaagaaaacaagaaaaaaagcagaagaaag ATGAAGTGCAACCAGGAGAGTCTAGTACTACAGATGAAGAACAGTCAGCTCCTGGTCCAGATGCTACCAAAGAAGTGGATCCAAATCATGCTGCTGACCGAACAGAAGAAGCTGAACTTACCAAAGAGTCCGAGGCACTAGCCCTGAATCCTGACAGTCCCCTGGAAAGTGAGACTAGCTTAGCTGCCGTTGATGTTCAAAAAATACAAGATTCTGAGGAATAA